One part of the Tenacibaculum sp. 190130A14a genome encodes these proteins:
- a CDS encoding DUF6882 domain-containing protein: MISFFSKGQSDLETKFSKANSEMNLRNMYQKIIWNMQPTNEYVFNQTKGEVIYTVQKNGYEVIAKPKILGTFNLNDKTFLWSDKNPSINGKLNDQIDSFRETLPKKYQKNKFKSDIDFNENILSLFSYYLNANGFDYQRQDQTIIYYALLEIKIFKAGKEIKIIEPRSHLHVLDNQPKVALIRQFHKEKLAINKQHINGKIDSDEAFKKIEDIHLKYWLNEDTYFFPSLSWPCDFDEKSILEWKEFTTNNNRHFVMYTANVGYTIQSYAYEIDINAKGNKIIINEY, translated from the coding sequence ATGATTTCATTCTTTTCTAAAGGACAATCTGATTTAGAAACTAAATTTTCGAAAGCAAATTCCGAAATGAATTTAAGAAACATGTACCAAAAAATAATTTGGAACATGCAACCTACCAATGAATATGTATTTAATCAAACAAAAGGAGAAGTTATATATACTGTTCAAAAAAATGGATATGAAGTAATTGCAAAACCAAAAATCTTAGGAACTTTCAATCTTAACGATAAAACATTTTTATGGTCAGATAAAAACCCTTCAATTAACGGCAAATTGAATGATCAAATAGATTCATTTAGAGAAACTCTTCCTAAAAAATATCAGAAAAACAAATTCAAGTCTGATATAGACTTTAACGAAAACATCCTTTCTTTATTTAGTTATTATTTAAATGCTAATGGATTTGACTATCAACGTCAAGACCAAACAATTATTTACTATGCTCTTTTAGAAATTAAAATTTTTAAAGCTGGTAAAGAAATCAAAATAATTGAACCAAGAAGTCATCTACATGTTTTAGACAATCAGCCTAAGGTTGCTCTTATCCGTCAATTTCACAAAGAGAAGTTAGCCATCAACAAACAACATATTAATGGAAAAATAGACTCTGACGAAGCTTTCAAAAAAATAGAAGATATCCATCTAAAATATTGGCTTAATGAAGACACCTACTTTTTCCCTTCTTTATCTTGGCCTTGTGACTTTGATGAAAAGTCAATACTTGAATGGAAAGAGTTTACAACGAATAACAATAGACATTTTGTTATGTATACTGCCAATGTAGGATATACTATACAGTCTTATGCTTATGAAATTGACATCAATGCAAAGGGCAACAAAATCATTATAAACGAATATTAA
- a CDS encoding DUF4272 domain-containing protein — translation MSFLKKLFGSKNKESYEQETKNENGLEIFKKVPWMTDLRLKNIAICLDAGFRPASSLPTEFEREIRPTIEIAQRLNAIKALVLWLMVPEEHLETETILNFIDKNELTDFMDEDEKEILNLSRDDQEARNQIGWKFENAWSLAWYFGYNEPEISGQMMSGEQMQEILQDFCCPLDELIEDWIKDKQTISEDQLKEKEDLFYCLHNAVRSAQMGGKTVPNGFDPMGNGGVIHERRHSLTWMLSKGVNWDDTDLST, via the coding sequence ATGAGTTTTTTAAAAAAATTATTTGGCTCAAAGAATAAAGAGAGCTATGAACAAGAAACAAAAAATGAAAACGGTTTAGAAATTTTTAAAAAAGTTCCTTGGATGACGGATCTAAGACTCAAAAATATTGCTATCTGTCTTGATGCAGGGTTTAGACCAGCAAGTTCTTTACCTACAGAATTTGAACGAGAAATCCGACCAACTATTGAAATTGCGCAAAGATTAAATGCCATAAAAGCACTTGTTCTTTGGTTAATGGTACCTGAAGAACATTTAGAGACTGAAACAATTCTGAATTTCATTGACAAAAATGAACTTACAGATTTTATGGATGAGGATGAAAAAGAAATTCTCAACTTATCTCGAGATGACCAGGAAGCAAGAAACCAAATTGGTTGGAAATTCGAAAATGCTTGGTCACTGGCTTGGTATTTCGGATATAACGAACCTGAAATTTCTGGTCAAATGATGTCTGGAGAACAAATGCAAGAGATTTTACAAGATTTTTGTTGTCCTTTAGATGAACTAATTGAAGATTGGATAAAAGACAAACAAACTATTTCTGAAGATCAATTAAAAGAGAAAGAAGATTTGTTTTATTGTTTACATAATGCCGTTAGAAGTGCTCAAATGGGAGGAAAAACTGTACCGAATGGTTTTGATCCAATGGGTAATGGTGGAGTAATTCATGAACGAAGACATTCTTTAACCTGGATGTTATCTAAAGGAGTAAACTGGGACGACACCGACTTAAGTACTTAA
- a CDS encoding DUF6794 domain-containing protein: protein MKRLIIIFLTLTILSCNKQEKIPKELKFSFKYLDKNWDPKEIEIFKNIHKKDSTKPRNYHFGIGMYLRNNLLRHHEQSENLTNFFDSIGIHHYDDMSSIILTSYRRYLNNQDIELQSQVDRYVEYWKPIIECEKNQTIKAVALYNKYKIGDTLKIKMPVSDSNSVVDYPCSNGTLEWVFDESKDLSISGVITNKYNINAETNVFFTVKVLTKNHLDTEILMKEVNIGDEFKVKLSTAWKIN from the coding sequence ATGAAAAGATTAATAATCATATTTCTAACTTTAACAATTCTCTCTTGCAATAAACAAGAGAAAATTCCAAAAGAACTAAAATTCTCATTTAAATACCTCGACAAAAATTGGGATCCAAAGGAAATTGAGATTTTTAAAAACATTCATAAAAAAGATTCTACAAAACCGAGAAATTATCACTTTGGAATTGGAATGTATTTAAGAAACAATCTTTTGAGACATCACGAGCAATCAGAAAATCTGACAAACTTTTTTGACTCCATTGGAATTCATCATTATGATGATATGTCTTCAATAATTCTAACTTCTTATCGTAGATATTTGAATAATCAAGACATAGAGTTACAATCTCAAGTTGATAGGTATGTAGAATATTGGAAACCAATAATTGAATGTGAAAAAAATCAGACAATAAAAGCAGTTGCGCTTTATAATAAATACAAAATTGGAGACACGTTAAAAATAAAGATGCCTGTAAGTGACAGCAATAGTGTTGTAGATTATCCTTGTTCAAATGGAACTTTAGAATGGGTATTTGATGAATCAAAAGACCTTTCTATTAGCGGGGTAATTACTAATAAATACAATATTAATGCTGAGACAAATGTTTTTTTCACAGTCAAAGTACTGACTAAAAACCATTTAGATACAGAAATCCTTATGAAAGAAGTAAACATCGGAGACGAATTCAAAGTTAAACTTTCAACCGCTTGGAAAATTAATTAA
- a CDS encoding DUF4348 domain-containing protein — protein sequence MKKEYLIILVILFFACVSKNEKAQTVPKKQVQISVPKNVDSDFKLFLKYFSKDSAFQMSRVHFPVKIKDFQNSENELKERLLGINEYRLKEFYVNETSEKEIFEEYEQTIILENDSAIIEINGIENGIAIDFEFKKVNGKWKLITWTDQST from the coding sequence ATGAAAAAGGAATATTTAATAATACTAGTCATACTCTTCTTTGCTTGTGTTTCTAAAAATGAAAAAGCTCAAACAGTTCCCAAAAAACAAGTTCAAATAAGTGTACCTAAAAATGTTGATTCTGATTTTAAGTTGTTTTTAAAATACTTTAGTAAAGATTCTGCTTTCCAAATGAGTAGAGTTCATTTTCCAGTTAAAATAAAAGATTTTCAGAATTCGGAAAATGAACTAAAAGAAAGGTTATTAGGTATTAACGAATATCGCTTAAAAGAATTCTATGTTAATGAAACATCTGAAAAAGAAATCTTTGAAGAATATGAACAAACAATAATACTTGAAAATGATTCCGCTATAATTGAAATTAACGGAATTGAAAACGGGATTGCAATAGATTTTGAATTCAAAAAGGTAAATGGAAAGTGGAAATTAATTACGTGGACAGACCAATCAACATAA